In the Caenorhabditis elegans chromosome X genome, one interval contains:
- the F46C8.3 gene encoding US6 (Confirmed by transcript evidence) has translation MGSGQSMNHSPGDMMDHHQYPDMNMIFKGIPKMIQVADDMHRMTDYIMDLRNLTIAVLAISVFGLICFMILKIVHNKSSRRKRRSIQRQIEEGYPPAAPRYYYSSQYAPEPWDRPKHTYSPSIEEKKQLECRNSSPEFKGNGSVNYKPYTNESTEMSPENEKKTSLSNDMSHRGATTASVPKRSLDPVKLVVGDLPYVDSS, from the exons ATGGGCAGCGGCCAGAGCATGAATCATAGTCCTGGAGACATGATGGATCACCACCAATACCCTGATATGAACATGATCTTCAAAGGAATCCCAAAAATGATTCag GTCGCAGATGACATGCACAGAATGACAGATTATATAATGGATCTTCGTAACCTGACAATTGCTGTTTTAGCTATTTCTGTCTTTGGACTGATTTGCTTTATGATTTTAAAGATTGTGCACAACAAAAGTTCAAGGCGAAAGCGCCGCTCGATACAACGACAG ATAGAAGAAGGATATCCACCAGCTGCCCCGAGATACTATTACTCTTCGCAGTATGCTCCAGAACCATGGGACCGACCAAAACACACATACAG TCCATCCATTGAAGAGAAGAAACAACTGGAATGCAGGAACAGCAGTCCGGAGTTCAAAGGAAACGGTTCTGTCAATTACAAG CCATACACGAATGAGTCAACGGAGATGTCAccggaaaatgagaagaaaacgTCATTGAGCAACGATATGTCACATCGGGGAGCTACAACCGCCAGTGTACCAAAG AGGTCACTAGATCCAGTCAAGTTAGTGGTCGGTGATCTTCCATATGTTGATTCGTCATGa